A stretch of Triticum aestivum cultivar Chinese Spring chromosome 1D, IWGSC CS RefSeq v2.1, whole genome shotgun sequence DNA encodes these proteins:
- the LOC123182602 gene encoding inositol-tetrakisphosphate 1-kinase 4 (The sequence of the model RefSeq protein was modified relative to this genomic sequence to represent the inferred CDS: added 36 bases not found in genome assembly): MVADHQSSSPASPRPRFTIGYALPPGKAGSVIQPPLEALAAERGMRLVAVDPSLPLADQGPFDLIIHKLFDPAWRARLEAFSALHPAVPVVDAPAAVDRLLDRFTMLDVVPGLAAGLDYPLSVPAQVTVSDAAALAADDPSHGLRFPLIAKPLAVDGSASSHDLCLVYRAEGLRGLHTPVVLQEFVNHGGVLFKVYVVGSRAVCVRRSSLPDVPAARLADPGADASVPFANISSRPALDKGEDSMTPPAAFVDQVARGLRQALGLHLLNFDMFAATELDDGGRRRYFLVDINYFPGFAKMPGYETALTDFFAEMIQLGTAGAASQEKLESVPCNGLDLEETGSALDSTCPVPMA; encoded by the coding sequence CCGCGGCCGCGGTTCACCATCGGCTACGCGCTGCCGCCCGGCAAGGCGGGCAGCGTCATCCAGCCGCCGCTCGAGGCCCTCGCGGCGGAGCGCGGCATGCGCCTCGTCGCCGTCGACCCCTCGCTCCCCCTGGCCGACCAGGGTCCCTTCGACCTCATCATCCACAAGCTCTTCGACCCGGCCTGGCGCGCGCGGCTGGAGGCCTTCTCCGCGCTCCACCCCGCCGTGCCCGTCGtcgacgcccccgccgccgtcgaCCGCCTGCTCGACCGCTTCACCATGCTCGACGTCGTCCCCGGGCTCGCCGCCGGCCTGGACTACCCGCTGTCCGTCCCCGCGCAGGTCACCGTGAGCGACGCCGCCGCGCTGGCCGCGGACGACCCGTCCCACGGCCTCCGCTTCCCGCTCATCGCCAAGCCGCTGGCCGTCGACGGCAGCGCCAGCTCCCACGACCTCTGCCTGGTGTACCGCGCCGAGGGCCTCCGCGGCCTCCACACCCCCGTCGTCCTCCAGGAGTTCGTCAACCACGGCGGCGTGCTCTTCAAGGTCTACGTGGTGGGCAGCCGCGCCGTCTGCGTCCGCCGCAGCAGCCTGCCGGACGTGCCCGCGGCGCGCCTCGCGGACCCCGGCGCCGACGCCTCCGTCCCCTTCGCCAACATCTCCAGCCGCCCCGCGCTGGACAAGGGGGAGGACTCGATGACGCCGCCCGCCGCGTTCGTGGACCAGGTCGCGCGCGGGCTCCGGCAGGCGCTGGGGCTGCACCTCCTCAACTTCGACATGTTCGCGGCGACGGAGCTGGACGACGGCGGCCGGCGGAGGTACTTCCTCGTGGACATCAACTACTTCCCGGGGTTCGCCAAGATGCCGGGCTACGAGACCGCTCTCACGGATTTCTTCGCCGAGATGATTCAGCTCGGCACTGCAGGCGCCGCCAGCCAAGAGAAGCTCGAATCTGTGCCGTGCAATGGCCTAGATCTCGAGGAAACTGGGTCTGCTTTGGACTCGACCTGCCCCGTGCCCATGGCTTAG